The Geothrix oryzae DNA window GGCACCCACTGGGTGGACGGTGAGGAGACCCGGATCCACGGTCCCTGGGTGATGCTGGTGCCCAAGGGGAAGAAGCACCTCTACCTGCCGGATGCTCAGGACGAGGGGTGGATGTTCGATTTCGACGAGGAGTTCCTGGACGCGGATGCCTCGTGGCTGTTCTCGGATTTCCTCGCCTCGCCGAACCTTCCGTTGCCCAAGGATGAGCTCTTCCAGCAGGCCTCCACCCTGGCGCGGCTCCTGTGGGATCTCGGCAAACTCAAGGCCGACGAGTCGCGTCCGGTGCTGCGCCATCTGCTCTCGGCCTTCCTCCACCTGCTCCAGGGGCGGATCCGCGAACAGGCCGCACACAAGCAGGCCCACCGCAGTTCCGACTTCAAGCTCTTCCAGGCTTTCCTGCGGCAGCTGGACGAAAGCTTCGCCGCGGAGAAGGAGGTGGAGTTCTACGCGAGGAAGCTGCGCTGCACCACGCGCCGCC harbors:
- a CDS encoding helix-turn-helix transcriptional regulator, translating into MLFESASMDTLFTVWHLDERSNLNWRLGEPVPHCHAFHQVFFVTEGTGTHWVDGEETRIHGPWVMLVPKGKKHLYLPDAQDEGWMFDFDEEFLDADASWLFSDFLASPNLPLPKDELFQQASTLARLLWDLGKLKADESRPVLRHLLSAFLHLLQGRIREQAAHKQAHRSSDFKLFQAFLRQLDESFAAEKEVEFYARKLRCTTRRLSSACRLILGKTPQILILERAMLEAKRLLLHSDLSIQQIAAELGCEDQSNFTKAFRKASGETPSQFRKSRVLIQPASGARN